One genomic segment of Candidatus Krumholzibacteriia bacterium includes these proteins:
- a CDS encoding DUF2723 domain-containing protein has translation MRWFADTDHRIAAALFALSLAVYALTMSPTINFWDCAQFVAVSHTLGIPHQPGTPLYVLVGKVFSLLPLGIGIAHKINLMSAVFSALAVSFMYMTGVRLQRNWASEKQDPSPGWIPRAGAAVGALFLAFSYTFWNNAVEAEVYALSAFTMAFVSFLAVCWWEIRERASSATIMLLIVYLMGMAVGFHLGSILVFPGVFVLVVLADRRALSLVDMFLVALVVGGFVLSTMSAPDGLVLFLFGAAILGAAYRSITWGEKDEIEQNRWFALAGIGLFVVGLSVHLFMLIRAHHDPMINQTDPTTWDTLMSVLRREQYPPRSVFEREAPLAWQVGHLWGTSIWQTGQLAGRQVIGLIQQFTFLPAKSPTFADIAIPTALWLMGIVYQLQNHWRLGVAFLTTLLVNSVGLLLLLNFTDSEVRDRDYFYFGFFQFAALFLGLGAGGLLRAAWSGRRAGSQLFVKGATAVLLLLPVLPVLMAPVNHQKWYEHDRSENWIAYTYAKNILESLPPDAILATNGDNDTFPLWYLQEVEGFRTDVRVVNLSLINLPWYIKQLRDYEPSLPITWTDEQIEGRADIRFRNITTLLVAERLPDGSVAYIRDKTMWHVVQQNQWERPIYYAITVPNQNIGMFVPFLEMEGMVYRLTPERSDDGNPRWNSDRIWHAFTEVYDFRSVLDEEGYADDSIYRDAQTAHLLRNYPAALSRVGFVSARAGDYDLAIEALEMAYRFDPTFPVTVDVLPIVYLQRNDIESALDAGRRLMPHQEHPNESLLNLGESLLKMREDTAAVAWARDLVEEAPDAVDYTQLLIRSLLFAGRTAEAEAEVDAYVERTGDTSARGVFDRFLRELERLESDTLGPVEEEIEGTIRGGGE, from the coding sequence ATGCGCTGGTTCGCCGACACCGACCACCGGATCGCCGCGGCATTGTTCGCGTTGAGCCTGGCCGTCTACGCGCTCACGATGAGTCCTACGATCAACTTCTGGGACTGCGCGCAGTTCGTGGCCGTGTCGCACACGCTGGGGATTCCCCACCAGCCCGGAACCCCTCTGTACGTGCTGGTCGGCAAGGTCTTCAGCCTGCTGCCACTGGGGATCGGGATCGCGCACAAGATCAACCTGATGAGCGCGGTCTTCTCGGCCCTGGCCGTGTCCTTCATGTACATGACCGGGGTGCGGCTGCAGCGGAACTGGGCCAGCGAGAAGCAGGACCCGAGCCCCGGTTGGATCCCGCGTGCCGGGGCAGCGGTCGGGGCTCTCTTCCTGGCGTTCAGCTACACCTTCTGGAACAACGCCGTCGAGGCCGAGGTCTACGCGCTGTCCGCCTTCACCATGGCCTTCGTCAGCTTCCTGGCCGTGTGCTGGTGGGAGATCCGGGAGCGGGCGAGTTCGGCCACGATCATGCTGCTGATCGTCTATCTCATGGGCATGGCGGTCGGGTTCCACCTGGGGTCGATCCTCGTCTTCCCGGGTGTCTTCGTGCTCGTGGTCCTGGCCGATCGCCGCGCCCTGAGCCTCGTCGACATGTTCCTGGTGGCGCTCGTCGTTGGGGGCTTCGTGCTCTCGACCATGAGTGCGCCGGACGGGCTGGTCCTGTTCCTCTTCGGCGCGGCGATCCTGGGGGCGGCCTATCGCAGCATCACCTGGGGAGAGAAGGACGAGATCGAGCAGAACCGCTGGTTCGCCCTCGCGGGGATCGGTCTCTTCGTCGTCGGGCTGTCGGTCCACCTCTTCATGCTGATCCGGGCCCATCACGACCCGATGATCAACCAGACCGATCCCACCACCTGGGACACGCTCATGAGCGTGCTGCGGCGTGAGCAGTACCCGCCGCGCAGTGTCTTCGAGCGCGAGGCGCCGCTGGCCTGGCAGGTCGGTCACCTGTGGGGGACCTCGATCTGGCAGACGGGCCAGCTGGCCGGGCGACAGGTGATCGGGCTGATCCAGCAGTTCACCTTCCTGCCGGCGAAGAGTCCCACCTTCGCCGACATCGCGATTCCGACGGCTCTGTGGCTGATGGGCATCGTCTACCAGCTCCAGAACCACTGGCGGCTGGGCGTCGCGTTCCTGACGACACTGCTGGTGAACTCGGTCGGACTGCTCCTGCTGCTGAACTTCACGGACAGCGAGGTCCGGGATCGCGACTACTTCTACTTCGGATTCTTCCAGTTCGCGGCCCTGTTCCTCGGCCTGGGTGCCGGAGGTCTCCTGCGCGCCGCGTGGTCGGGCCGACGTGCGGGCAGTCAGCTCTTCGTGAAGGGGGCGACGGCCGTCCTGCTCCTGTTGCCCGTCCTGCCCGTGCTCATGGCCCCGGTGAACCATCAGAAGTGGTACGAGCACGATCGAAGCGAGAACTGGATCGCCTACACCTACGCCAAGAACATCCTCGAGAGTCTGCCGCCCGACGCAATCCTCGCCACCAACGGTGACAACGACACCTTCCCGCTGTGGTACCTGCAGGAGGTCGAGGGCTTCCGCACCGACGTGCGCGTGGTCAACCTGAGTCTGATCAACCTGCCCTGGTACATCAAGCAGCTCCGCGACTACGAGCCGAGCCTGCCGATCACGTGGACGGACGAACAGATCGAGGGCCGGGCCGACATCCGCTTCCGGAACATCACGACGCTGCTCGTGGCCGAGCGGTTGCCCGACGGGAGCGTGGCCTACATCCGCGACAAGACCATGTGGCACGTGGTCCAGCAGAACCAGTGGGAGCGCCCGATCTACTACGCGATCACCGTGCCCAACCAGAACATCGGGATGTTCGTACCCTTCCTCGAGATGGAGGGCATGGTCTACCGGTTGACACCGGAGCGCAGTGACGACGGCAATCCCCGTTGGAACTCCGATCGGATCTGGCACGCCTTCACCGAGGTCTACGACTTCCGCTCGGTGCTCGACGAAGAGGGCTACGCGGACGACTCGATCTACCGCGACGCCCAGACCGCGCACCTGCTCCGCAACTACCCGGCGGCCCTCTCGAGGGTGGGCTTCGTGAGTGCGCGCGCGGGGGACTACGATCTCGCGATCGAAGCCCTCGAGATGGCCTATCGCTTCGACCCGACCTTCCCGGTGACGGTCGACGTGCTGCCGATCGTGTACCTGCAGCGCAACGACATCGAGTCGGCCCTCGACGCCGGTCGCCGGCTGATGCCGCACCAGGAGCATCCGAACGAATCATTGCTGAACCTCGGCGAGTCGTTGCTGAAGATGCGGGAGGACACCGCCGCCGTGGCCTGGGCGCGCGATCTGGTCGAAGAGGCACCGGACGCGGTCGACTACACGCAGTTGCTGATCCGCTCGCTGTTGTTCGCCGGCCGCACGGCCGAGGCCGAGGCGGAGGTGGACGCCTACGTGGAGAGGACCGGCGACACCTCGGCGCGCGGAGTCTTCGACCGCTTCCTCCGTGAACTGGAGCGCCTCGAGTCGGACACGTTGGGGCCGGTCGAGGAGGAGATCGAGGGCACGATCCGGGGTGGAGGCGAATGA
- a CDS encoding glycosyltransferase, with protein MTRSFDVTLVLVSFHSEAPLRRFFESLDAHPIGARHEVLVADNAPGDGTADWLRASRPDVRVLPMPRNLGYARAVNAAIAEAHGEHVLVINPDVELADGAVDRALDYLRSHPEVGLVGVQLLDPDGTVQRNARRFYSLTTILLRRTPLGKLRPDHPELRRHLMLDDDLDRPGPVDWITGAFMLVRREALDDVGAMDGRFFLYFEDVDWCYRMWEGGWEVHLVPDVQLVHEFQRTSTRFGRSFVHHLRSFLSFYDKWGALVYVARRLQGTWRVAAAVFGDLVALNLAFLAAFYARRAMDPLFPQPLFDLVHYWPLILSVNLVSLVVLPLVGRYHDQERAGPVQRGLRELRATFFVTLVVMAGVYLSYTRTFSRAVILLFVPAYLVALGLVRAVRERVLGGLERAQPVAHRALVLGPAADLPRFLETLVAGRGRDRLAGAVVTDDGVSDAARHEDRVRGHRVLGRLDDLDTVVDRYRIGEVLVSGVNEPDARRRAVLRRLAADGIEVLVEQPWAAQLGPDEQQTDRWGRRWWRLRRPPALSEAAASKWLSDRAIGAILTLVALPGHLLCSALGRPFGVRGRRVEVLGQRRRVVAWTELVDRRGRALPGLVQAPLFAAVAAGRLSLVGPFPLPLGTEEELGSVGLLRFAVKPGLTGPWRSRSGDVEVADLAGDDLEYIEHWSLARDADFFLSALPRLLLDDERWPRVVSTR; from the coding sequence GTGACGCGCTCGTTCGACGTCACCCTCGTGCTCGTGAGCTTCCACAGCGAAGCGCCGCTGCGGCGGTTCTTCGAGAGTCTCGACGCACACCCGATCGGTGCTCGCCACGAGGTGCTCGTCGCCGACAACGCGCCGGGGGACGGGACGGCCGACTGGTTGCGCGCGAGTCGCCCCGACGTTCGCGTGCTCCCGATGCCGCGGAATCTGGGCTACGCCCGGGCGGTGAACGCGGCCATCGCCGAGGCCCACGGCGAGCACGTGCTCGTGATCAATCCCGACGTCGAGCTCGCGGACGGGGCCGTCGACCGTGCGCTCGACTACTTGCGGTCGCATCCCGAGGTCGGACTCGTCGGCGTCCAGCTCCTCGATCCCGACGGCACGGTCCAGCGCAACGCGCGCCGTTTCTACTCGCTCACCACGATCCTGTTGCGGCGCACGCCCCTGGGGAAGTTGCGCCCGGACCATCCCGAGTTGCGTCGTCACCTGATGCTCGACGACGATCTCGACCGTCCCGGACCGGTGGACTGGATCACCGGTGCCTTCATGCTCGTACGGCGCGAAGCACTCGACGACGTCGGTGCCATGGATGGACGTTTCTTCTTGTACTTCGAGGACGTCGACTGGTGCTACCGCATGTGGGAGGGAGGCTGGGAGGTCCACCTGGTGCCCGACGTGCAGCTGGTGCACGAGTTCCAGCGCACGAGCACGCGGTTCGGACGCAGCTTCGTGCACCACCTGCGCAGCTTCCTGAGCTTCTACGACAAATGGGGAGCGCTGGTCTACGTGGCGCGCCGGCTCCAGGGGACCTGGCGGGTGGCCGCGGCAGTGTTCGGCGATCTCGTCGCGCTCAACCTGGCCTTCCTGGCCGCGTTCTACGCACGACGCGCCATGGATCCGCTGTTCCCGCAGCCGCTGTTCGATCTCGTCCACTACTGGCCGCTGATCCTGTCGGTGAACCTCGTTTCGCTCGTCGTCCTGCCGCTCGTCGGCCGGTACCACGACCAGGAGAGGGCGGGGCCCGTCCAGCGGGGCCTGCGCGAGTTGCGAGCGACTTTCTTCGTGACCCTCGTGGTGATGGCCGGGGTCTATCTGTCGTACACGCGGACGTTCAGCCGCGCGGTGATCCTGCTGTTCGTCCCGGCCTATCTGGTCGCTCTCGGGCTGGTGCGAGCCGTGCGCGAGCGCGTGCTGGGCGGACTGGAACGAGCCCAGCCGGTGGCACACCGTGCGCTGGTCCTGGGACCGGCCGCGGATCTGCCGCGGTTCCTCGAAACCCTGGTCGCCGGTCGCGGACGGGACCGACTGGCGGGGGCCGTGGTCACCGACGACGGGGTGTCCGATGCGGCGCGGCACGAGGACAGGGTCCGGGGCCACCGGGTGCTCGGACGGCTCGACGACCTGGACACGGTGGTCGACCGCTACCGGATCGGCGAGGTCCTGGTGTCCGGCGTGAACGAACCCGACGCGAGACGTCGAGCCGTTCTCCGGCGTCTGGCCGCCGACGGGATCGAGGTTCTCGTCGAGCAGCCCTGGGCGGCGCAGCTGGGGCCCGACGAGCAGCAGACCGACCGCTGGGGTCGCCGGTGGTGGCGGTTGCGGCGACCTCCGGCCCTGAGCGAGGCGGCGGCGTCCAAGTGGTTGTCGGACCGTGCGATCGGGGCCATCCTCACCCTGGTCGCGCTTCCCGGGCATCTGCTATGCTCCGCTCTCGGTCGCCCGTTCGGGGTCCGGGGACGCCGGGTCGAGGTCCTGGGCCAGCGCCGCCGGGTGGTGGCATGGACCGAACTCGTGGACCGGCGCGGGCGGGCCCTTCCGGGCCTGGTCCAGGCGCCGCTCTTCGCCGCCGTGGCGGCGGGCCGGCTGAGTCTGGTGGGCCCCTTTCCCCTTCCTCTCGGGACCGAGGAGGAACTCGGATCGGTCGGGTTGCTACGTTTCGCGGTCAAACCGGGTTTGACCGGTCCCTGGCGGAGCCGGTCGGGAGACGTCGAGGTCGCCGACCTCGCGGGTGACGATCTCGAGTACATCGAGCACTGGTCCCTCGCGCGGGACGCGGACTTCTTCCTGAGCGCTCTGCCTCGCCTCCTTCTCGACGACGAACGTTGGCCCCGCGTCGTGTCGACGCGATAG
- a CDS encoding polyprenol monophosphomannose synthase, whose product MKALVVIPTYNEADNIRRIVPAVLAQDPDVHVLVVDDSSPDGTGAVVDEMREHEPRLHVLHREGKGGLGSAYIAGFHWALNESDAAYVFEMDADFSHDPASIPDFLDAIEDADLVVGSRYLYGITVVNWPLSRLILSVGANIYASIVTGLPLKDCTGGFKCFRRETLQKLPLDRVRSDGYSFQIELNWHAHRQGLRIEEIPIVFTDRAVGVSKMSKKIIWEAVWMVWRLRLFQGR is encoded by the coding sequence ATGAAGGCGCTGGTCGTGATTCCGACCTACAACGAGGCCGACAACATCCGCCGGATCGTTCCGGCGGTCCTGGCCCAGGACCCCGACGTGCACGTGCTGGTGGTCGACGACAGCAGTCCCGACGGCACGGGTGCGGTGGTCGACGAGATGCGTGAGCACGAACCGCGGCTGCACGTGCTGCACCGCGAAGGAAAGGGCGGGTTGGGCTCGGCCTACATCGCCGGTTTCCACTGGGCCTTGAACGAGAGCGACGCGGCCTACGTGTTCGAGATGGATGCCGACTTCTCGCACGACCCGGCGTCGATCCCGGACTTCCTCGACGCGATCGAGGACGCCGACCTCGTGGTCGGCAGCCGTTACCTGTACGGGATCACGGTGGTGAACTGGCCGTTGTCCCGGCTCATCCTCAGCGTCGGCGCGAACATCTACGCCAGTATCGTCACCGGACTGCCGCTCAAGGACTGCACCGGAGGCTTCAAGTGCTTCCGCCGCGAGACCTTGCAGAAGCTGCCGCTCGACCGCGTTCGCAGCGACGGATACTCCTTCCAGATCGAGCTCAACTGGCACGCGCACCGGCAGGGACTGCGGATCGAGGAGATCCCGATCGTCTTCACCGACCGAGCGGTGGGTGTCAGCAAGATGTCGAAGAAGATCATCTGGGAAGCGGTGTGGATGGTCTGGCGCCTACGACTGTTCCAGGGGCGCTGA
- a CDS encoding two-component regulator propeller domain-containing protein has product MHRIRRAPGCASFTLLLLVLVGGQAAAQFDDTDWELLLPQTRLVDVVEWNGRVAGADEDAGILLYDPEASTLEPLDGTDGLTSNRILSLVVDDDGRLWAGTADAGLLFVEPSFVVRAITSLQDQGRIRSLAVDGNFLYYGSPSGGGAVANGFPEQAFTADLGLPSNNVVAVAAHDGRAWFATPAGVGVFDRRENSVGTLNSGLPSLAVVDVAAGPDGVFVAVGDDVYRLDESDPAAPVWSLVDVGAGRPVLDLEVESGRIAVLLSQSRIRQRDLDATTWEEFGETRAEVELLALSLRPDGSTWSAGRRIDLSQDEVINTPVFWSPDSGRSPAVDAFYGSRAWSLEADGEGGVWIGSFPPEDGVTHWRADGRVSVYARADAEQDEGPGDGWLNGVKRAIERDARGDLWVAAFADVGGLTRFRPDPDAEAPAGEYLNLRVSDDVLQTRRILDLSSGPRGWIWVSSDGGVTPNGRRNLGLDVLVDLDRPLEPASWVKITADASALAGDDVPALAFEGDRYLWVAVRGVGVQRFDLDGVDGPGDLLTASADSTRWRTLRSLPTNALGTPLTAAVDVEVAPDGRIWVATEDQGTFAFRFDGFAVGDSDVERFATNEFANSLITNTQRVLEVGSAGFVWSGGEGGLHRLAVVDDGPEIRAFTNAANFLDLDLGRLGPEILSPLPGTGVRALDYDAERRLLYVGTDAGVARVRIDDTGRGTADAFDVTLRPNPIGSGDDELRVTGFEGEVELFVYTLSGRLVHRIRGVQDGDRAWDTRNVVDERVVSGMYLVRIVRDDGAEIVRTV; this is encoded by the coding sequence ATGCATCGCATTCGTCGGGCGCCCGGCTGCGCGTCGTTCACGCTCCTGCTCTTGGTCCTCGTTGGCGGTCAGGCCGCCGCGCAATTCGACGACACCGATTGGGAGCTCCTGCTCCCCCAGACCCGCCTGGTCGACGTGGTCGAGTGGAACGGTCGGGTCGCCGGCGCCGACGAGGACGCCGGGATCCTCCTGTACGACCCCGAGGCGTCGACCCTCGAGCCGCTCGACGGAACCGATGGACTGACGTCGAACCGGATCCTGTCGCTGGTCGTCGACGACGACGGACGCCTCTGGGCGGGGACGGCCGACGCTGGCCTGTTGTTCGTCGAGCCGAGCTTCGTCGTCCGGGCCATCACCAGCCTGCAGGACCAGGGACGGATCCGATCGCTGGCCGTCGACGGCAACTTCCTCTACTACGGCTCCCCCTCGGGTGGGGGCGCAGTCGCGAACGGCTTTCCCGAGCAGGCCTTCACCGCGGACCTCGGGCTCCCCTCGAACAACGTGGTCGCCGTGGCCGCCCACGACGGCCGGGCGTGGTTCGCCACTCCGGCGGGCGTGGGAGTGTTCGATCGCCGGGAGAATTCGGTCGGGACTCTGAACAGCGGCCTGCCCTCGCTCGCCGTGGTCGACGTGGCGGCGGGGCCCGACGGAGTGTTCGTGGCGGTGGGCGACGACGTCTACCGTCTCGACGAGTCCGATCCCGCGGCACCGGTCTGGTCTCTCGTCGACGTCGGCGCGGGGCGCCCGGTCCTCGACCTCGAGGTCGAGTCGGGCCGGATCGCGGTCCTCCTGAGTCAGAGCCGCATCCGGCAGCGCGATCTCGATGCGACGACATGGGAGGAGTTCGGTGAGACCCGGGCCGAGGTCGAACTGCTCGCGTTGTCCCTGCGCCCCGACGGAAGTACATGGTCGGCGGGGCGGCGGATCGACCTGTCGCAGGACGAAGTGATCAACACGCCGGTCTTCTGGTCGCCCGACAGCGGGCGCTCACCGGCCGTCGACGCATTCTACGGCAGCCGGGCATGGAGCCTGGAGGCCGACGGCGAAGGGGGTGTGTGGATCGGGAGTTTTCCCCCCGAGGACGGTGTGACCCACTGGCGTGCCGACGGTCGTGTGAGCGTATACGCACGGGCGGACGCCGAGCAGGACGAAGGACCGGGTGACGGTTGGCTGAACGGCGTCAAACGGGCCATCGAGCGCGACGCGCGGGGTGACCTGTGGGTGGCGGCCTTCGCCGACGTCGGCGGACTGACGCGTTTCCGTCCCGATCCCGACGCCGAGGCTCCCGCGGGCGAGTACCTGAATCTCCGTGTGAGCGACGACGTGCTCCAGACACGCCGGATCCTGGATCTCTCGTCCGGTCCACGCGGTTGGATATGGGTGTCGAGCGACGGGGGCGTGACACCGAACGGTCGACGCAACCTCGGGCTCGACGTCCTCGTCGATCTCGACCGGCCGCTCGAACCGGCGTCGTGGGTGAAGATCACGGCCGACGCCTCGGCGCTCGCGGGCGACGACGTTCCGGCCCTCGCCTTCGAGGGGGATCGCTACCTGTGGGTGGCCGTGCGTGGTGTGGGGGTGCAGCGCTTCGATCTCGACGGTGTCGACGGCCCCGGTGACCTGCTCACCGCCAGCGCCGACAGCACCCGCTGGCGCACACTGCGCTCGCTGCCCACGAACGCACTCGGAACACCCCTGACCGCGGCCGTGGACGTAGAGGTCGCACCCGACGGCCGCATCTGGGTCGCGACCGAGGACCAGGGGACCTTCGCCTTCCGTTTCGACGGGTTCGCGGTGGGGGACTCCGACGTCGAACGCTTCGCGACGAATGAGTTCGCGAATTCGTTGATCACCAACACCCAGCGGGTCCTCGAGGTCGGCAGCGCCGGTTTCGTGTGGTCCGGCGGCGAAGGAGGCCTGCACCGGCTCGCAGTGGTGGACGACGGGCCCGAGATCCGCGCCTTCACGAACGCGGCCAACTTCCTCGACCTCGACCTGGGGCGACTCGGACCCGAGATCCTCTCCCCACTGCCGGGGACCGGCGTCCGGGCGCTCGACTACGACGCGGAGCGCCGGCTCCTCTACGTCGGCACCGATGCCGGTGTGGCCCGGGTCCGGATCGACGACACCGGCAGGGGAACCGCCGATGCCTTCGACGTCACGTTGCGACCGAACCCGATCGGCAGTGGCGACGACGAACTGCGCGTGACCGGTTTCGAGGGCGAGGTCGAACTGTTCGTCTACACGCTGAGCGGTCGCCTCGTGCACAGGATCCGCGGTGTACAGGATGGCGACCGCGCGTGGGACACCCGGAACGTGGTCGACGAGCGCGTGGTCAGTGGCATGTACCTGGTCCGGATCGTGCGCGACGACGGGGCCGAGATCGTACGGACGGTGG
- a CDS encoding glycosyltransferase family 2 protein has protein sequence MSGAEGSTPVRFDPERVRTVLAHGPGECAVTVLVPAYNEIDSLPSLAERLESVLDRVTTDYEILVVDDGSDDGTRGELRRLRTEHTRLRSISFLRNYGKSAALAVGFREARGRVVVTIDADLQDDPEEIPALIAELGKGWDLVSGWKQQRKDPLVKTSTSKLFNAVTRRVSGLHLHDFNCGLKAYRSRVTRSLRVYGELHRYLPVMAHVQGFRVTELPVRHHERRFGVTKFGRSRFVNGLLDLLTVVFLTRQRTSPLHFFGRLGLLFGGVGTLVLAWFLGVWIVEQALRLRPMLLFGVALVLVGVQFVSLGLLGELFVATRDTTSQYQVRDEDEDDER, from the coding sequence GTGAGCGGGGCCGAGGGCTCGACTCCGGTCCGGTTCGATCCGGAGCGCGTGCGCACTGTCCTGGCGCACGGACCCGGTGAGTGCGCCGTCACCGTGCTCGTTCCCGCGTACAACGAGATCGACAGCCTTCCGTCCCTCGCCGAGAGGCTGGAGTCGGTCCTGGACCGGGTGACCACGGACTACGAGATCCTGGTCGTGGACGACGGCAGCGACGACGGTACGCGGGGTGAACTCCGTCGACTCCGGACCGAGCACACGCGGCTGCGCTCGATCAGCTTCCTCCGCAACTACGGCAAGAGCGCGGCGCTGGCCGTCGGTTTCCGCGAGGCGAGGGGCCGTGTCGTGGTGACCATCGACGCGGACCTGCAGGACGACCCCGAGGAGATCCCGGCCCTGATCGCCGAACTGGGCAAGGGCTGGGACCTGGTGAGTGGGTGGAAACAACAGCGCAAGGATCCGCTGGTGAAGACGAGTACCAGCAAGCTGTTCAACGCCGTCACACGCCGGGTCAGCGGTCTGCACCTCCACGATTTCAACTGCGGGTTGAAGGCCTACCGCAGTCGGGTGACCCGATCGCTGCGGGTGTACGGTGAGCTGCATCGCTATCTGCCCGTGATGGCCCATGTGCAGGGCTTCCGGGTGACCGAACTCCCGGTGCGTCACCACGAGCGACGCTTCGGCGTGACCAAGTTCGGGCGCTCGCGTTTCGTCAACGGGCTGCTCGATCTGCTCACCGTCGTCTTCCTGACGCGGCAACGGACGTCACCGCTGCACTTCTTCGGCCGCCTCGGACTGCTCTTCGGTGGGGTGGGGACCCTGGTCCTGGCCTGGTTCCTCGGGGTATGGATCGTCGAGCAGGCGCTGCGGCTCCGTCCGATGCTGCTGTTCGGCGTGGCGCTGGTGCTCGTGGGGGTGCAATTCGTGAGCCTGGGACTGCTGGGCGAACTCTTCGTGGCGACCCGCGACACCACGAGTCAGTACCAGGTGCGCGACGAGGACGAGGACGACGAGAGGTGA
- a CDS encoding NAD-dependent epimerase/dehydratase family protein, which produces MIDRVDVDVPDAWRGRPRRVLVTGCAGFLGSTLVDSLLAHGHDVTGIDVFSDYYDPALKRANVEAARRSDRFRLVEADMNAVDLVDIVADREVVFHFAAQAGVRASWGAEFDVYLHSNIGATQRLLEALVELRRRSAPFRRLVYSSSSSVYGNQEHYPVVEDVPKQPFSPYGVSKLAAEHLCVLYAANFGVPSSSLRYFTVYGPRQRPDMAFRKFLEAAADGRPWVVYGDGEQTRDFTFVADAVRANLLAADDPSDCGVYNIGGGARISLREALEVLQTKAIEHGVADEVKIEHHETVKGDVRHTYADGSRAREDLGFEARIPLAEGLDAEARWVAARRRSE; this is translated from the coding sequence ATGATCGATCGGGTCGACGTCGACGTGCCCGATGCGTGGCGTGGGCGTCCGCGCCGCGTGCTCGTGACCGGCTGCGCCGGCTTCCTCGGCAGCACTCTGGTCGACAGCCTGCTCGCCCACGGTCACGACGTCACCGGGATCGACGTCTTCAGCGACTACTACGACCCGGCACTGAAACGAGCCAACGTCGAGGCCGCGCGCCGTTCCGATCGGTTCCGGCTGGTCGAGGCCGACATGAACGCGGTCGACCTCGTGGACATCGTCGCCGACCGGGAAGTCGTGTTCCACTTCGCGGCGCAGGCCGGCGTGCGTGCGAGTTGGGGCGCGGAGTTCGACGTCTACCTCCATTCGAACATCGGAGCGACCCAGCGACTGCTCGAGGCCCTGGTCGAGCTGCGGCGTCGGAGTGCCCCGTTCCGGAGGCTGGTGTACAGCTCGTCGAGCAGTGTGTACGGCAATCAGGAGCACTATCCGGTGGTCGAGGACGTGCCCAAGCAGCCGTTCAGCCCCTACGGCGTGAGCAAGCTCGCTGCCGAGCACCTCTGCGTGCTCTACGCCGCGAACTTCGGTGTTCCCAGCAGTAGTCTGCGCTACTTCACGGTGTACGGGCCCCGTCAACGGCCCGACATGGCCTTCCGCAAGTTCCTCGAGGCGGCGGCCGACGGTCGTCCGTGGGTCGTGTACGGCGACGGGGAACAGACGCGCGACTTCACGTTCGTGGCGGACGCCGTGCGCGCGAATCTACTGGCCGCCGACGACCCGAGCGACTGCGGTGTGTACAACATCGGCGGCGGCGCGCGCATCTCGTTGCGCGAGGCCCTCGAGGTGCTGCAGACGAAGGCGATCGAGCACGGAGTGGCCGACGAGGTGAAGATCGAGCACCACGAGACCGTGAAGGGTGATGTGCGACACACCTACGCCGACGGCAGCCGGGCTCGCGAGGACCTGGGCTTCGAGGCCCGGATCCCTCTGGCCGAAGGGCTGGACGCCGAGGCGCGCTGGGTCGCGGCGCGGAGGCGATCGGAGTGA
- a CDS encoding glycosyltransferase family 2 protein → MTVPTRRMGVVVLNWNGRPYLEGCLSSLAEQDHPDHFVVLVDNGSEDGSADFVRTRFPGVEILELGENRRFAGGNNAGAAHALERGADVLLILNNDTEATPGFLRSLDGAFEDPAVGIAGPRVVHADRPERIWYGGGRFDPAWGFARHRALRARVGAGADPAGPTDWVTGCALAVRAEVWRELGGLDEEFYIYAEDVDFCLRARAAGWSVAYVPAAVLHHAVSASVGGRMSRFKAYHRTRSRRQLARRHAHGLLAGPTGFLYDAALAGFLLLRGAPGAAGAVFEAVFEAPSAEPRHPTRELRGDV, encoded by the coding sequence GTGACGGTCCCGACCCGACGCATGGGGGTCGTGGTCCTCAACTGGAACGGCCGGCCTTATCTCGAGGGCTGCCTGTCCTCGCTCGCCGAGCAGGATCATCCCGACCACTTCGTGGTGCTCGTGGACAACGGGAGCGAGGACGGCAGCGCCGACTTCGTTCGCACGCGGTTCCCCGGTGTCGAGATCCTGGAACTCGGTGAGAACCGGCGCTTCGCGGGAGGGAACAACGCCGGGGCCGCGCACGCGCTCGAGCGTGGAGCCGACGTACTGCTGATCCTGAACAACGACACCGAAGCCACGCCCGGCTTCCTGCGTTCGCTCGACGGTGCTTTCGAGGATCCCGCCGTAGGGATCGCCGGTCCGCGTGTCGTGCACGCCGACCGCCCCGAGCGGATCTGGTACGGGGGCGGTCGTTTCGACCCGGCCTGGGGCTTCGCGCGCCATCGGGCACTGCGCGCGCGCGTCGGTGCGGGCGCCGATCCGGCGGGTCCGACCGACTGGGTCACCGGGTGCGCGCTCGCGGTCCGGGCCGAGGTCTGGCGGGAACTCGGCGGACTCGACGAGGAGTTCTACATCTACGCCGAGGACGTGGATTTCTGCCTGCGGGCCCGCGCGGCCGGTTGGTCGGTCGCCTACGTACCCGCGGCCGTCCTCCACCATGCCGTCAGCGCCTCGGTCGGCGGACGCATGTCGCGGTTCAAGGCCTATCACCGTACCCGTTCTCGTCGGCAGTTGGCCCGTCGCCATGCCCACGGTCTCCTCGCCGGACCCACGGGCTTCCTGTACGATGCGGCGCTGGCCGGATTCCTGCTCTTGCGGGGGGCACCGGGGGCGGCCGGGGCGGTGTTCGAGGCGGTGTTCGAAGCGCCGAGCGCGGAGCCGCGTCACCCGACCCGCGAACTGCGCGGCGACGTCTGA